The Dermacentor silvarum isolate Dsil-2018 chromosome 11, BIME_Dsil_1.4, whole genome shotgun sequence region atctgaaacttgaatctgaagttgagctccagcagctttcgctgctgtcaccgtcgagcgtctcaagcacttcagcaaggcgacgacgctttgctgccgctgtcccccgcgcatccaacgagaagcaaggcggactagaaatgccaggatgtgtcgctaaatcgctgcgaagctcgctcgtatcgccGACGTCaaaaaacagcggtaccaaaacaccaactacgcttggctgccgccattgccgccgcgcgcgccggctgaagcaaaataaaaagaaatgaggaggatatgacggtttaagtcacgtgacttcctccgtactccgcttttcaggcgagagcagtccggactgctcccggctgctctcggcgcagcgaaactgctcttgttctaccactggatgacggctctcccactcctgttcgaccactgaaacacggcgcctctggaacgagcactttcagcgtgcttttgagtgctcctgttctcccaatggaattcgccataagaggGTGGAAGCTGAGTTGCCTTCGCTGCAACGGCCCAACAAATTGAGGAGACGACGCTAGTGCCTCGACTCACGTTTTAACAGTAGCCGTTAAATGGACCCTGAAGAGGAAACCCTGAATCAGTTAACACAGATACAGGGTTCGCGCAGACTCACCGGACtgtgatacgtgcagtgtacctgAGGCAGTGGAACGTATACTCGTATTTGTTGCCTGGCCCGACTATGACCATGAACGGCCGGCATGGACCTCTTTGTTAAGGCCAAGTGAAAAAGTGTTACGGGGCCCTTGGCCCGACATTATATCGGCGAAGAGAGCCATCAATGTTCTCGAACAGGGGCCTAGATATACGCGTGAATGTACACAAACGTGTATATAATCACATCATATTGTATATCCTCACCATCACTCATCATACCCTCCTCTCTCTCCCATTCCCTctgagcagagtagcaggctagaaaATATTGCCTCAGGCCGATCTCTGCGTATCCCcaataaattctctctctctctcattcttttCTAATTTCGCGTTAACAGGTATATTAGCTGTTGTCATACAAGCAGGGCGGTTGCACTCTTGCCAAAATCTTTCCACTAGTAAAGTAATTCTTACTGGAAATCACAGCGAGTTGGATAGTTGAAACAGTGGAAAGTTGGACGTAATAGGAAAGTTGAGCTTACTAAAGATTGGTACCTCACGATGATAACGACTACAACATCAACGGCTGTGGCGCATGCCCACAAAGGAGGAAGACTGGCCAATGATTGGCAGGAGTAGGCAAAATACACTATTGGAATAAACTTCCGAAGCTCAATAAAATGAAACATAGAAGAAAAGGAGCCAAACAGAGCGATGATAAGCAGTCAGACGTGGATGAAGTAACTTGTGTGATGCCGCATGCTTCCTTTGTAACTTTCTTCTtccttaattctttttttttttcttttccattgtTCGCAGGACTCGTCTGAGCCAAAAGGATCCGTCCGAAACCGCAGACGAAGCGaagcgacaatttttttttttttttttgccgaccaACTGAGCACATTTTCGCTTCTTCATCGACCAAACTAGTGGCGTTGGTTTTCCGTTAGCAACTCAGAAAACAGATCCAGTTGAGGCAACCATACAGGGGCCATTGAAGACGAGCAACGCTTTCTTTCCATGTCGACAATCGTATATCACGAAAAAGCCATCGGACCGTTCACTCCGTAATTAGTGGACCATACGAGACCTCGAGCGAGCGGATGCTGCCATCGTCAAGATAACAATCTCATCAGGAGTCTGGAAACAATCAACACTCACAAGTAGCGCAGCCGCACTAGGGCCCTTAGACCAGTACAAAGAGATAAGATAATCACCGAAGGCTGAAGAAGCATGCGGTGAAGACGTGACCACAGAACGTACTGCTCTCGGCCCAACTGTACCAACGGGGAAGCTAGTTACCTGACAATTTATCTATACTCTTGAGTAACGCAATATCAACATTGGAAGACAACTACTTGAATTTTTGGCAGACTTACTTTATTATCGCTGAAGACTCATATAATCGTAGAAGGCTTTGACGGTGCGGTGAAGGCTTGACCACGGAAACTTTATGCCCTCGGTCCAACAGCACTAAAAGGGAGGCTAGTTACCTGACGAATTATCCTCAAGCTTGATTAGCGCGCTAACTGGCGACCATGCGTGTATAGACAGCTATTCTGCGCTAAAGATCCTTACATACAAGTGTAGGGGGACGAGTAGTATTTCATACAAGACATTCTTTCTGTAACACAATATATTTCATGAATTACTGCCAGGGACGGCTGGTTGTGCACGTGCTTTACGTGTAATGACATTAACAATCACACATTAGCTCCAAGCCACTTTATATTCAACTACAGGACTCACTGTAAACGCACGCCGAAATTACGCTCTCCCACCATCTCCCCAGTCATAGGAAGTCACAAAGCTTTGGTTGAACAAAAAGCAATAACCGCTTAGACTGAAGTCAAATTAAACGTACTAACAAGACTTgcactgcgttttctttttcatcGAGTAACGTTGAAAGGACACTCAAATTATCGCGCGACACTGAAAGACCATCTTTCTTGGGACCACAAACAGAACATTTTGTATCGTTAACTAAAACGATGCAATATCTCATACCTTAGGTGCAAATAGGGCAGACAGGATCTTGCTCCTGCTCAAGCAAATCCACATATTTAAACTAGCCAGCAAAATCCTAACTCTCTTTCATGCAACCTGAAACTCATGAAGAAAGCCTAAGAAAAGCACCGCAGCAACATTTTCTAACAAAATTTTACATAACATGCAGACTAACAATAGCCGATGCTCAAGGCAGTCCTTTACTACTTCCCAAGGTTAGTTGCAGCGAATATTTTGTAATACCTGCGGTATCCAAAGCTTAGTCTCAAGCTTAGGTAAGGACCACGCATTGGGTGTAGCGAATCGTGAAATCAGCGTAGAATACTCTCACTGGCAATTCAACCACAGTCGGCAATGTCTGTAGAGTTGTACTCGACGCCTAGCCCAACTTTCATGGAACAGCGCAGAACGTAGTCAGACTACACGATAGACCACAACTCTAGAGACCAGACACTTGAGACCAGGCGCTTAATAGAAAAGCACCCGAGAAATCGTCAAGGCACACAGACATCTCTGCTGATCATTCAGCTGTCTTTTCCCGAGAAGAAGCCCTAGGCGGgagtgggggaaaaaaagaaaagaaaaaaaaagactaaaaaTCTATTGCCGAAGTCATCTTCATCAAACGAGCAAACGCACCACAGAACGTCGAGGAAACCCCAAGACCAATAACTGattgagaagaagaaaaaaacgacgCCGGGAACCATAAGGGGGtagcagatttaaaaaaaaagaaaacgacaggtGTCAGAACGTCCTGCAAATTGTTGCGGATCGCTCAGAACCACCAAATCTCTTCCAAACAATCAGACACACTGCCAGAAGGCGCGAAGACTGCAAGTTAGGCTCAAACGGTGAATAAAAAAGTGACCAGAAGACTATAGGTGACGGGCACCACTACGAGACAAAGCCTCAAATGTGAAGAAAAGAAGGCCGCCGAGGGACTGTCGTCGAGGTCAGGCGCAGCAGACGCCGTCGAATGGCTCCCGTTCATCCGCGCAACGTCCAGCGCGCCCCGCCGACGTCGCCGATAGACGTGCACTGCCACAACATGACCAGACTGCTGCTGTCACTTACGGCCAACCTGTCATCGTCCTCCTCGTCGCCCTCGACGAACGTGTCTCGAGGTCCCGAGGACGACCTGTGGTCGGCGAACGGCTCATCGACCGCGGGCACGGGATCGCCCGCGGTCGACGACAGGGAGTCGGAGGCGAGCCAGCGTCAGGCGCTGCTCTACATCGTGGTGGTGCTGTTCTTCTACTCCTTCGGCATCGGCTTCATGATGATACGCTACATGCGACAGGAGGCCAAGGAACAGGAAGAGTGCAAGATGTACCGCAGGTCAGTGCGTACGAATATTCGCAGCAGCGAATGAGGCGTCAACCCTCGCGGCCGGGCTACGGGCCGGGGCATGTTTCATTTCACTACCTTCATTAAAACGTCTTAGCCTTGCCGTGAACATATCTACAGTTTATGGAATACCAGAACACCGGAGAGATTGGCGTACGGAGCGCCACTGGTGGTGATCTTGTGACGCTAATGCCAACGAAAAACACAGGATTGCTGCAACGACCAAGTTGTGCCTACTTTCTTGCGCAAACGCGTTCGCAGATACAAACATTAGTACTTCTTTTTGCGAGAACGCTAAAGCAGTACAAAAACTTTTTGAGCCATTTGAGTTAAAGAAAGCGCCACAGGGCGGCGCTACAGCACTGCTGTTCCAATAGAGGTATTTGGTGCTCCGGTATTCCTTAAATATGATACGTTTGCCCAGAAGCTAGAACTTTCTACTATTAAACTGCCGTTTAACAACACAACAGTGAAAGTGATGCAATTGAAATGTGCGTACACTgaaatgaaagcacgcgagaAGGTGTAACATCATAGCTGAAAGTGGACTGACGAGGAGTAATCAATTTTGACACTTTTGTGCAAATATTCCCGCCTGGTCGCATAATACTCGCATAAACAAATTTGCGCctgccattagagttacagaatggataccaagagaagggaaacgcagtcgaggacggcagaaaactaggtggggcgatgaagttaggaaatttgcaggcgcaagttggaatcagctagcgcaagacaggggtaattggagatcacagaagGAGatcttcgccctgcagtggacataaattaggctgatgttgttgatgatgatgatgatgatgatgatgaagtcaaAAACGATAAACCCCCTTTCATAACAGCATGAACTTAAGGGATGCGTTTTACACGTTCCCTGTAGTCAACGCACGTAATTCGCCATGCATTTGCGTAGTAACCGCTCAGCGTCGAGTATCTGTAAGCATCGGACAACCTATGCAACTACAAGAGTCTGTGCTTAAAGTTGTGTTTTGCAAAATCTATTCTTTACGAACCCACCATTCTGTAAACACAAGGATGGGACGATATGAAATCGAGTGGTATTGCCTAAGTACAGTCAGCGTAAAAAACTTACGGACCGCAAGATCTGAAAGAACATCGGATTCCCGTGCAGTTTGTGACCGTACCCAGTAAAACCATGCACTAGCTATGTTACTTCGCATGTACTATAGCAAGTTCAGTCTTGATCGGAATACCAGGCTACGGaaatatccttttttttttctcagatcccgtggtccgtgaaGTGTTGATGTTGACTGTACACACCTTTTCTTTAGTTTTAGTTAGCAACACACCCTGTAACAACATACATAAAACTAAAGCTTCAAGGATGACAAGGTCGACTTCGGTAAAAATGGATCCACCTATCGAAACGGTGGCCAGCTTGCCTGAGCCAATGCACCGTGGTTTATCCCACTTTATTCACAATGTGTGGACCTGTGTTCGCTTCTGCACCTACCCCTTGGATTTCTGCAAGAAAGCACGCGACAAA contains the following coding sequences:
- the LOC119433069 gene encoding uncharacterized protein LOC119433069 gives rise to the protein MAPVHPRNVQRAPPTSPIDVHCHNMTRLLLSLTANLSSSSSSPSTNVSRGPEDDLWSANGSSTAGTGSPAVDDRESEASQRQALLYIVVVLFFYSFGIGFMMIRYMRQEAKEQEECKMYRRYINAAHEQYLNATNRARLANRLALQALNTVNAIPQTTHVGSKVTFV